A single Lolium perenne isolate Kyuss_39 chromosome 6, Kyuss_2.0, whole genome shotgun sequence DNA region contains:
- the LOC127309753 gene encoding uncharacterized protein, which yields MKIRSFLTEGITFLLVALVSLMLIPKGAMLVTGVESPAMVVISGSMEPALKKGDMVFVHNMSNEPIREGEIVIFRVPGGEHPIVHRVIKVRELRDTGEIQILTKGDNNSVDDRFLYADGQLWLQPQDIIGRVAGHLPYVGWPNVFIIETFKLSCKLSVFLLI from the exons ATGAAGATCCGCAGTTTCCTTACCGAAGGCATCACGTTCCTCC TTGTTGCTCTTGTGTCGCTTATGTTGATACCCAAGGGAGCGATGCTGGTAACCGGCGTTGAGTCGCCGGCGATGGTGGTTATATCGGGGAGCATGGAGCCGGCGCTTAAGAAGGGTGACATGGTGTTTGTGCACAACATGAGCAACGAACCTATCCGAGAAGGAGAGATCGTTATTTTCAGAGTTCCCGGCGGTGAGCATCCAATCGTCCATCGTGTGATCAAG GTTCGTGAGCTCCGTGACACTGGAGAAATTCAGATCCTCACTAAAGGGGACAATAATTCAGTGGACGACCGATTCCTCTACGCAGACGGGCAGCTGTGGCTTCAGCCGCAGGACATTATCGGACGGGTCGCAGG CCATCTGCCGTATGTTGGATGGCCTAATGTCTTCATCATCGAAACCTTTAAG